One genomic region from Acidimicrobiales bacterium encodes:
- a CDS encoding response regulator transcription factor, with the protein MERSPARGGREPPDSTGNDRPVRVLLVSAEELILEGLRSMLDPDVERVEVVGCVPTPEDAPLARTRFDADIVLSNTEGRGTDGLASAAKMVEECRPSRVVIFTDDADERRLFEALRHGISGYLLKSLSGPQLADYLVRAREGEVVLDPAMAAKVAVRAARLGDGRGWPGSDIGLSHRESTVLTHLADGQSNRQISESLVVGSETVKTHLRSIYRKMGVSDRAQAVATALRQGMLN; encoded by the coding sequence ATGGAAAGGTCGCCTGCCCGCGGAGGGCGCGAGCCCCCGGACAGCACCGGCAACGACCGGCCTGTACGAGTGCTGTTGGTCAGTGCTGAGGAGCTCATCTTGGAGGGCCTGCGGAGCATGCTGGACCCCGACGTCGAGCGGGTTGAAGTTGTCGGTTGTGTACCCACCCCCGAGGACGCGCCGTTGGCGAGAACGCGGTTCGACGCCGACATCGTGCTCTCCAATACCGAAGGCCGCGGCACGGATGGGCTCGCATCCGCAGCCAAGATGGTGGAGGAGTGTCGTCCGTCTCGCGTGGTGATCTTCACTGATGACGCCGACGAGCGCCGTCTGTTCGAGGCACTCCGCCACGGTATCTCCGGGTATCTGCTGAAGTCGCTGAGTGGTCCCCAGCTGGCCGACTACCTGGTGCGGGCGCGAGAGGGTGAGGTCGTCCTGGACCCCGCCATGGCCGCCAAGGTCGCCGTGCGGGCGGCGCGCCTCGGAGACGGTAGGGGTTGGCCGGGGAGTGACATCGGTCTGTCGCATCGCGAGAGCACCGTGTTGACCCATCTTGCCGACGGACAGAGCAACCGGCAGATCTCCGAAAGCCTCGTTGTCGGGAGCGAGACGGTGAAGACCCACCTGCGGTCGATCTACCGCAAGATGGGCGTGAGCGACCGGGCCCAGGCGGTCGCCACCGCGCTGCGTCAGGGCATGCTCAACTAA